The window ACCCCCTCCGGGAGGTCGTGGGCGTACCGATAGCCCTTCCCGTAGCCGAGGTCCTTCATCGTGTCCGTGACCGGGTTCCTGAGGTGGAGCGGCACCGGCTCGTTGATCGTGGCCTGCACGTCCCGCTTGGCCTCGCCGTAGGCAAGGTAGAGGGCATTGGACTTCGGGGCCAGGGCGAGGTAGGCCACGGCCTCGGCCACCGCCAGCTCGCACTCCGGCATCCCCACGGCCTCCACCGCCTGGGCCGCGGCCACCGCCAGGCGCAGCGCCCCCGGATCGGCGAGGCCGATGTCCTCGCTGGCCATGCGCACCAGGCGCCGGGCGAGGTAGCGCGGATCCTCGCCGGACTCGAGCATCCGCGCCAGCCAGTACAGGGCGGCGTCCACATCGGAGTTGCGCACCGCCTTGTGCAGGGCGGAGATCAGGTTGTAGTGCTCCTCTCCGGCCCGATCGTAGCGGGGGGCCTTGCGCCCCACCGCCTCCGCCACCTGGGCGAGGGACAGGCACCCCTCCCCGACCGCCCCCACCGCGGTCTCCACCGCGATCAGGAGCCGACGGGCATCTCCGTCCGCGTAGCGGACGAGGAACTCCCCCGCCCCCGGCTCCAGCTCCACCCGCCCCCCGTACCCCCGCTCGTCGGCCAGGGCCCGGGCGAGGAGCACCCGCAGGTCGTCCTCGGACAGGGGCTCGAACACGAACAGCTGAGCCCGGGAAAGGAGGGCCGAGCGCAGGGCGAACGAGGGGTTCTCGGTGGTGGCCCCGATGAACAGGATCGACCCCTCCTCGAGGAACGGCAAAAGCACGTCCTGCTGGGCCCGGTTCCAGCGATGGATCTCGTCGAGGAACAGGAGGTCCCGCTGCCCGACGCGCTGCCAGAGCTCGCGCGAGGCGGCGAGGGCCTCCCGCACCTCGGGCATCGTGGCCAGGGCCGCGGACTTCTGCACGAACCGCGCCCCCCATCGGCCGGCGACCAGGCGACCGATCGTGGTCTTCCCGGTCCCCGGCGGTCCCCAGAAGATGAGGGGCACCACCAGGCCCTGTTCGATGAGCGCCCGCAGCGGCCCTTTCTCCCCGAGGAGGTGGCGCTGGCCCACCACCTCGTCCAGGGTGCGGGGACGGAGGCGATCGGCCAGCGGAGCGCGACCTTGCCACAGGCCATCCACGGGGGGATTGTATCCCCTTGACGGGCTTGCCCTCTCGCCCGTAACATTGCGATGGGTAGGGCCGTTAGCTCAACCGGTAGAGCAGCGGACTCTTAATCCGCGGGTTGGGGGTTCGAGTCCTCCACGGCCCACCAGCCCGTGATCCGTAGACCGCGAGCCGTAATCCGTTCTAACCGCAGCCCGGATAACGGTCACGGTTCACCGATCACGCCGCGGGTCGTTAGCTCAGTTGGCAGAGCACCGGCCTTTTAAGCCGGGTGTCGCAGGTTCGATTCCTGCACGACCCAGAAGGCTTGGTGGCCGCTGGTAGCCCTGTCCCCGTCGTCTAGGCCGGCCCAGGACACCGGGCTTTCAATCCGGAAACGGGGGTTCGAATCCCCCCGGGGACACTTGCGGACGGGGGCCCAAGGTTGCTACACTTGTGGGCGAGTAGCTCAGCGGGAGAGCATCCGGCTTACATCCGGAAGGCCAGAGGTTCGAGCCCTCTCTCGCCCACTGAGCCTCAAGGACCCTGTGAGGGTGCCAAGATGAGGGGCTCGCAGGGGAGCAGAAGGGGCCCCATTTCGTGGGGCGAAAACGGGGACGTGGTCTAGGCCGGACTAGGACACCGGATTGTCACTCCGGAGATCGCGGGTTCAAATCCCGTCGTCCCCGCTTTCAAGGTCGGGGTCCCCGCGAAGACGCGGTCTTCGCGGGGTGGCCTTGGCGAGGTAGCTCAGGTGGTAGAGCACGCGGCTGAAAACCGCGGTGTCCCCAGTTCGACTCTGGGCCTCGCCACCACCGCGATTTGACGGGTCCCCCCCACCGGGGTAGGCTGCGAGAGGCCATGGTGCAAACCATCGAGGACATCTGGGAGAAGGTCAAGGCCCAGCTTGCCGAGGAAGTTCCCCCCACCAGCTTTGCCGCCTGGTTCGCCGACGCGAAACCCCGCCAGGGTCCTGGGGACACGGTGGTGCTGGAGGTGCCGTCCGTGTTCGCCAAGGGAGGGATCGAACGGAAGTACCGGGCGCTGTTGGAACGGGTGCTTCACGAGACGGCTGGCCGGGAGGTATCGCTCCAGATCACGGTGAGCGATCACCCCCCTCCCTCGCCTGCCTCGCCCCAGGAGGCGTCCGCCCCGCGCCGCTACCTCGGGTCCTTGCCCCTGAACCCGGAGTACACGTTCGACACGTTTGTCCGGGGCAAGAACTCCCAGCTCGCGTTCGCCGCCGCCCAGGCCGTGGCCGAGTCCCCGGCCCGGGCTTACAACCCGCTCTTTATCTACGGCAAAGTTGGCCTGGGCAAGACCCACCTCCTCCACGCCATCGGCACCCACGTCGTCCAGAAGCCCGGCGACCTCACCGTGGTGTACACGACCTCGGAGCGGTTCGCGATCGAGCTCATCCACTCCATCGGCACCAACACCACCGAACAGTTCCGCGCCAAGTACCGCACGGTGGACGTGCTCCTCATCGACGACGTGCACTTCCTCAAGAACAAGGAAGGGACGCAAGAAGAACTGTTCCACACGTTCAACGAGCTCTACGGGAACGGAAAGCAAATCGTGCTCTCCTCGGACCGGCCCCCGGACGAGCTCCATGGCCTCCAGGACCGGCTCGTGTCCCGGTTTCGGTGGGGCCTGGTGGCGGACATCCAGCCCCCGGACTTCGAGACGCGGATGGCCATCCTACGGGAGAAGGCGCGCCGACGGAATCTCGAGGTGTCCGACGAGGTGGTGGAGCTGATCGCATCCCGGATCACGAGCAACGTCCGCGACCTGGAGGGGGCGTTGATCCGGGCCATGGCCTACGCGGAACTGGGCAAGGGGCCGATCACCGCGGCCGTGCTGGAGGACGTGCTCCCTAAGGAGGACCGGTCCCGCCGCCTGACCGTAGACGCGATCAAGGAGGAGGTGGCCGCCGCATACCGGGTCCCGGTGGCCGAATTGGAGGGCCCTTCCCGCAAGAAGGAGATCGTCCATGCCCGCCAGATCGC is drawn from Candidatus Acetothermia bacterium and contains these coding sequences:
- a CDS encoding replication-associated recombination protein A, producing MDGLWQGRAPLADRLRPRTLDEVVGQRHLLGEKGPLRALIEQGLVVPLIFWGPPGTGKTTIGRLVAGRWGARFVQKSAALATMPEVREALAASRELWQRVGQRDLLFLDEIHRWNRAQQDVLLPFLEEGSILFIGATTENPSFALRSALLSRAQLFVFEPLSEDDLRVLLARALADERGYGGRVELEPGAGEFLVRYADGDARRLLIAVETAVGAVGEGCLSLAQVAEAVGRKAPRYDRAGEEHYNLISALHKAVRNSDVDAALYWLARMLESGEDPRYLARRLVRMASEDIGLADPGALRLAVAAAQAVEAVGMPECELAVAEAVAYLALAPKSNALYLAYGEAKRDVQATINEPVPLHLRNPVTDTMKDLGYGKGYRYAHDLPEGVAPMPCLPEGLRDRVYYRPKPVGWEGKLRERLAAIRARIRGEKRSE
- the dnaA gene encoding chromosomal replication initiator protein DnaA — encoded protein: MVQTIEDIWEKVKAQLAEEVPPTSFAAWFADAKPRQGPGDTVVLEVPSVFAKGGIERKYRALLERVLHETAGREVSLQITVSDHPPPSPASPQEASAPRRYLGSLPLNPEYTFDTFVRGKNSQLAFAAAQAVAESPARAYNPLFIYGKVGLGKTHLLHAIGTHVVQKPGDLTVVYTTSERFAIELIHSIGTNTTEQFRAKYRTVDVLLIDDVHFLKNKEGTQEELFHTFNELYGNGKQIVLSSDRPPDELHGLQDRLVSRFRWGLVADIQPPDFETRMAILREKARRRNLEVSDEVVELIASRITSNVRDLEGALIRAMAYAELGKGPITAAVLEDVLPKEDRSRRLTVDAIKEEVAAAYRVPVAELEGPSRKKEIVHARQIAIYLARELTENSFPALGRAFGGRDHTTIMHSYQKMQELIRQFALLRGEIDALRAAIQAKYTA